From Vanrija pseudolonga chromosome 1, complete sequence, a single genomic window includes:
- the bimG gene encoding Serine/threonine-protein phosphatase PP1: MADPSNEIDLDSIIDRLLEVRGNRPGKAVQLQEYEIKYLCTKAREIFIGQPILLELEAPIKICGDIHGQYYDLLRLFEYGGFPPEANYLFLGDYVDRGKQSLETICLLLAYKIKYPENFFILRGNHECASINRIYGFYDECKRRYNIKLWKTFTDCFNCLPIAAIIDEKIFTMHGGLSPDLQSMEQIRRVMRPTDVPDTGLLCDLLWSDPDKDITGWSENDRGVSFTFGPDVVSRFLQKHDMDLICRAHQVVEDGYEFFAKRQLVTLFSAPNYCGEFDNAGAMMSVDDTLLCSFQILKPAEKKAPKYGYGAGGRRQ, from the exons ATGGCCGACCCCTCCAACGAgatcgacctcgactcgaTCATTGACCGTCTGCTCGAAG TGCGCGGAAACCGTCCAGGCAAGGCCGTTCAGCTGCAGGAGTACGAGATCAAGTACCTTTGCACCAAGGCTCGTGAGATCTTTATCGGTCAGCCCAttctcctcgagctggaaGCGCCGATCAAGATTTGCG GTGACATCCACGGCCAATATTACGACCTGCTCCGCTTGTTCGAGTATGGTGGCTTCCCCCCAGAAGCCAACTACCTCTTCCTTGGCGACTACGTCGACCGTGGCAAGCAGTCGCTCGAGACCATCTGCCTTTTGCTCGCCTACAAGATCAAGTACCCCGAGAACTTCTTCATCCTCCGCGGCAACCACGAGTGTGCCTCGATTAACCGTATCTACGGCTTCTACGACGAGTGCAAGCGTCGCTACAACATCAAGCTCTGGAAGACGTTTACCGACTGCTTCAACTGCCTGCCCATTGCGGCCATCATTGACGAGAAGATCTTCACCATGCACGGCGGCCTG AGCCCCGACCTCCAGAGCATGGAGCAGATCAGGCGAGTAATGCGCCCCACCGATGTCCCCGACACTG GTCTCCTCTGTGACCTCCTCTGGTCCGACCCGGACAAGGACATTACCGGCTGGAGCGAGAACGACCGAGGTGTCTCGTTCACGTTTGGACCCGACGTTGTTTCGCGGTTCTTGCAGAAGCACGACATGGATCTGATCTGCCGTGCCCATCAG GTTGTGGAGGACGGCTACGAGTTCTTTGCCAAGAGGCAGCTAGTCACTCTGTTCTCGGCCCCCAATTATTGTGGCGAG TTTGACAACGCCGGTGCCATGAtgtcggtcgacgacaccCTGCTTTGCTCTTTCCAG ATCCTCAAGcccgccgagaagaaggcacCCAAGTACGGTTACGGCGCTGGCGGACGGCGCCAGTAG